One Phaseolus vulgaris cultivar G19833 chromosome 4, P. vulgaris v2.0, whole genome shotgun sequence DNA window includes the following coding sequences:
- the LOC137838750 gene encoding uncharacterized protein — translation MWEPLSAKLKTIAEDIPAIITRAVESSTRKLQDDLFNLKTENSTMRVEVEKLSFNLTLAEIEHSRVEDPMSTELRLACKEATELRHKVQQLAQEKIELESKIVPYRVKVTDLEALIKIDAVKVKKLEQRSADREILLGKVEKARDDAIAELDEANKKNGELAAELGKVQAESTKVAEDLLQAQEINEQLKKQVEELEQQNKGLKEQAEGLEKQIEELKKQIEDLNLSSAQILAAGFEAAREQFACLFPDLDLSMVSLNNEVVDGKVVPAED, via the coding sequence atgtgggagcctttatctgctaagctgaagacgatagcagaagacatccccgccATCATCACCAGAGCCGTGGAGAGCTCCACTAGAaaactccaggacgacctcttcaaccttaaaactgaaaacagcaccatgagggtcgaggtggagaagctGTCCTTTAacctgacactcgcggagattgaacactcccgagtagaggacccaatgagcaccgagctcagattggcgtgcaaggaggccactgaactcCGCCATAAAGTGCAgcaacttgctcaagaaaagatcgaactagagagcaagattgtgccttatcgcgtcaaggtcactgacctggaggctctcataaaaatCGACGCCGTCAAGGTGAAGAAGCTAGAGCAAAGGTCGGCCGACCGGGAGATCCTCCTTGGcaaggtggagaaggcgagggatgacgccatcgCTGAGCTCGACGAAGCCAATAAGAAAAATGGGGAGCTTGCAGCTGAACTGGGCAaggtgcaagcagaatccacgaaggttgctgaagaccttctccaggctcaagaaatcaATGAACAgctcaagaagcaagttgaggagttggagcagcagaataaggggctGAAAGAACAAGCTGAAGGACTcgagaaacagattgaagagcttaagaagcaaattgaagatcTCAATCTGAGTTCCGCCCAAATTCtagctgctggattcgaggctgcccgggaacagttcgctTGCTTGTTCcctgatctggatctcagcatggtgtctctaaacaatgaggtggtggatggaaaagtggtgcccgcGGAAGACTAG